AGATTCGGGAACTGGTTCAAggtttcattttcacatcatgTGGAGCTGAAACGCTTCGTCAGTCAGTTTGTCATTTGATAGAAAACTTATCAGGATCTAAAGTCACAACGAGGCGACCAGCTGCTTTAAACTATCAGAGCAACAGTGACTGAGTTAACTAGTCCCTCTGTGAGGTGACTCAGGTGTCGGATACCTGGCCGAAGGTGAAATGCTGCGATCGTTCTAGAGAGGAAAAGACTGGAGGATatgaacacatcactgacacGTGATGCTTCAGCTGTGATGTTGAGAGGAAGGTGGTAGcagagggtgatgatgatgatgatgatgatgatgatgactggtGGCAGATTGAATTGTTTGTTGACGTATTTTAGAAAAAGCAGGACGTTGACTGACGTTCTTCATGAAGTTCAGATGAGCCTCCGTCCAGCTGGTGAGAAACTTTCAGCTCAAACCTTCAGCCTTAGTACCTGGTGGTTGGCAcaggtactccatccctctcaccttcttgcttcttcttcttatttttatcGACGGGTGCCATTTCAGTGAAAGACTTCGTCAATAGATGTCACAGCTGATGTTCTACGTGCTGCCTACGTTGCGCTTTgcttgcccaaggatactttgacgTGAAGGCTGCCGAGGCCGgggatcgaaccaccgaccttctgatagGTGGATGACCACAGTCGCCAAGGTGATGATGCCTCCTGCCAAATTCTCTTTAAGAAGTGTTGAACATTCGGGAGATTTAACAGGTGTGAAGGTGTGATTATAAAGTCAAGCGCTCGTCATTGTCACTCTTTGTGAACGGACCAATCACAGCCCGGATGGGGCGGGACAGTATAAAACAGGCTGACGTTGTACAGTAAACTTCAGACAAACTGAGCTCTTTATTGACAAGTTACTTCTCAGCGTTAACAAATTAGAGGGAAACCACCATTTTTATTAAGATTCAATGAAGGAAGCAAACCTACAGACCTGATCAGTGTGAGTCGAGTCAGTATTACAGCCATGGCAGGTGATATAATACTGTGTGCTGTGAATATACCAGCATCATGTAATTGATATATGAATATTATCATATACTACAACATACTGTTATATTCACATTACACTTTCTATTTAACATTATAACATTACACTAGTCAATACTGGTCACTGGTCCAGGCTGTGGAGGTGAAGTTATCGTTCCACATGTTCTGCAGTAATGTTTGCATGcagtgtgtgagctgtgtgctCGTGTATcagcacttttaaaaaaaatttctttatgtttttatgctgctttttttattgtagAACAATAAAAATCTCGACTGAAAACTGCTCAGATCATAAAAACCTTCAGTAAATAAACCCAGAGTTTAACTCAAACCTCAGAATAAAACCTGAGTTTAATAACAGCATCAACACtttaagataaacctgatcAATAGCAACGCTGGAAGAAGTACTCGGATCctctacttcagtaaaagtacttatgccacactgtgaaaatacacacacacacacacacacacagagcggcgTACCTGTTCTGGTGTCTTCAGTCCGTAAAGTGACCTCGACCCTGCAGTTCATCATAAAGCAGCCCGAGGTTAACAGTCTGCCGGCCAATcggagagcagggaggaggagctAAACAGCCAATAAGGTTTCAGCTCTCAGTGTTAAACTTCCCAGTCAAgttcatgtgctgctgcaggcctgcagtgattgtgtgtgtggttcagatGTCAGTTAATGAATGTCATAATGTTGGCCCCTGTTGCCATAGAAACGTGTTGACTTACTGTGTTCCGCTCCAGATTTCAGGTAGTTCAGCAGAGAGCAGTCGAAACATCAGTGTAGAAATCCGTCCTCGTCCTGCAGCCACGGGTCCGATTTATTTCACAGAGTATTTGTGGATGTTGCACCAAAGCTGTGCTTTAGCGCCCGgacaaggtcagaggtcatgaaCAGCTCTTAATGTGAAAGGACGACACCTGAAGGCAGCGTTAACTTTGTAATAAATGACGGTTTATTATAAAGATTACAATCTGTTGCGTTGCAGAGCTCATCAGTTGTCATTGTGTGCTCTTTCGTTTttagaaaagggaagaaaaaaactaCAAGTACACGCACGCCACTCACTCCAGAAGAAACTACAAACATCCCGTAAAAAGAGGAAGCtagaaaggaggaggaggggaaccATAAAACCATTATAACCAGGTGAAtatcaggaggaggaaggtttCACACGCAGGTTAGAAAGCCAGGattctcagccaatcagcaggaAGCTGAGGCGTTACCATGGTGAAGTCAGTCAACACCATCAGATTTGCAGTGGCAGCCATTTTGGCTCTTTATTCCATCTTTTTACATGAGCGTTCTGGTTCTCTCCTGTCGCCATGTTGGCCTGACTCCATCCTTCAGTCTGTGAGTGGTTGTAAttagcagtggtggaagaaatcAAAAACTCTATTACAAGGAAAAGTCCTGCTTGCAAACTTGACAAAGAAATTATTAAACAGCAACAAATCAAATATGAGAAGAATCAGTATCAGAGCTGCtgaaggtggagctgattttaacCCTCCGAGcctgtcaccccccccccccccccccccggcagcataaaaacacctttaacGGTCCACTTTAAACTGTGTGTCATTAGAAagtgaagagaataaaacattttagtcTCAGTCAGAAGCAGCCGGACTTCACAAACTGAGCTGTAGTGGTGTCAGGATGTGAGTTCAGCAGGTGTGAAACCACCTGAAATATCTCAATGACAGATTCAAGAAAACAGGTTTTTAAACCATCTACAGTCGATTTTAAACAAAAACTAGATTAATGACGTCCCTGCTCTCAGGTTATTGGTGCTGGATATGAGCACGTGTGGCAGTTTTagaaatctaaaaatatcaaaGCAGTCGTCAGACTCCACAGGTTTATTAATCACTTCatggacttttttttatgtaaatctTCATTTGAGCAGTAAATTTGGCTCTTAAATGTAGTGAAAAGTggaatatttctctctgaaatgtaaagtacaagtacctcagaatcATATTTgagtactgtacttgagtaaatgtactcagttactttcgACCACTGCTAATTAGtcacatatttcttttctgGGGAGAGTTTCCAGAACCAGTCGCCGGTGATTAGTCtgaatgttttcagctgttAGCCGTTAGCTAACTCACATTTAGCTTCAGTCAGACCAGGAAGTTTGGTTGATgttgaggaagaagaaaaacaaacaacgcTGCAGCATAAAGAGTCTCAGcggaggaaaataacacacGAAGATTTAGATGATGGTAAAGGCTATAGAGGTCCTCGTGGGTCCATTTGGTTCCTTGTAACTGAGGCcggattcagtgttttcagaccAGGTTTGGTTGGTTTGGTAAAGTTTTCTACCATAGAATCAAATTGAAACAAGACAAACCATTGGCCCGTTGTGGTTAGCAGAATGTTAGTGATTAGCATTAGTAATCACTAGCAGTTAGCATGATTAgcattgtaatttttttttggttaataATAAATGATACTTATAGATTTGAATTGATCATTAATCATCACTTAAtcattttttcagtcttttagcaggaACGTAGCTCGCAGACCTTATTAATCTGGCAACGTTATCAGCTAGCATACATGCTAACGCAGCGCAGTAgagatttgctgctgttttggcAACGTGTTGCTTCAGGAGACAAAATCATCCTGAAGACATTAACTCTCAGTTAACGTGGAACCAAATGTTCCTCTAACAGAACGTGTTCTGCGTCAGGACGCCGCACAGCGATACTGTGCTAATCTGACGCCGCCTTCCAGGACGGGCAGGTGGGATCTGATCCACACATGCTCAGTGTAGACGGGTGTGAACTgggaggagctgctggttctGGGAGTTTTTTCACCCTGAAGTCCCAATTCAGATCGTTTCTTTTAATGCTAAGGTTAGCCGTCCGCTGTGCTGTAGGTTATATAACCTGGAGGTTTTGGAGTTACTCCGTATCAGTTTAAATTATTTCAAcaaatcatgtttttctgtcattttggtCAGTGAGACTCAGTCAGAGTCTTAAATGACTTAATTTAAGATGCAGATTGTTTAGTAGGTTTTCTACAAAGCTAAATCTCCCGTTAGCACTGCACATCGTAGCATTTTAAACCTGGTGACCTCTCTCCTTCAGgtttttcatggtttttgttgttttgcactgATGATTCAACCAGGAGAGTTACGTCCTGAATGCCTCAAACGTTCACAAAACTTAAGAAAAATGAACTAGAATTTAATCTCAGAGGCTTTTCACAGCGTTACAGAGTCTGCATGAAGGCGACGCTGGCCGCCATGCAGACGACAGTAAGCGTCTAGATGTGGCAGCTGATTATTGAGGACTGAAGCAGTGTTAGTAAACCTGAAGGGATCTGGACAACAGGGCTGCAGGTTGTAGGAATGGTTGAAAATAAATTGGGAGCTTCACTCGTTAGTCGCTGAGCTCATCAGaccaaacagacagatggaggttATTCATGGACCCAGAACCAGGCTGAAACTGGTCTTAGCATCTTGTGATTATTTCGAAACTTCAGGAAACCTTGACCTAAGTGAGCTGACGGTGATTTGACTGGTGACAGACAGAAGGCAGAACTGCAAGGAAAATAAAGAAGGAACTACTTTTACCAGCGGAGGAACACCACTGGTGAGAGTTTTAGCAGCAGGCTTTGCTGGtcttgtttctgattggctgagaaaTCCAACAACAAGTGGGTGACCTCATGTATACATTAGTGTACAGAGGGATTCCCAGTGGGGACCTGAGGTCAGAGGTTAAGAGGTCACATGACCTCTCCATCACTGATTCTTATTGTCACGCTGCGGAGAAAGCGACAGTCCGTCTCATTCTGTGGATGACTCTGTACAGTAGACTATAGTCCATTATAATATATACTATACATACAGTGGACGTCCAGTCGGTGGAAACAGCTGCACAGACTCGTCAGTCGACAGAACCAGATCATTTCTCACATGAGTGTTTTTAGTGTTACGTCACTCTTTAAAGATCCACtcgtgtctttttttttttaagatctCAGAAGTTTTTAAACCAAGTTAtgatctttatttcattttgtgctgaaacagctttcagttttcagtcaaaCATGATGTGCAGCTGCTCACAAAGACTGAACATCACATGTCGATAAAGCCTTCATAGACTACAGTCTACCAAAATATTACTGTATACATTTTATTGTCTGCTATACTTTATATTTTACACTATAGCTACATTATTCTATGGTAATATATATTATACAGACTATAAAGTCTACTGTATTGTGCTGTACATAGACTATACATTCTTCATCTCTGTGCTCTGCCATTGGCAGGTCATAGAACTTGTACAACTTTGGGATTCGTGATTGTGGCTCGGCTTGTGTTCAGGTACATCGGCGGGAGAAAAAGGTGGAGAAACGTGTTATTCGTTGAGGAAAACAGGCACTGGAACGTCGATTGTGCTTCAGAGGGGAATCGAGAGACTAACATGTCGGCATGTTGTGTCAAATTCGTTTACGTTCACGGCGTGGAGTTATTAAGAAAATAGAGAGTTGTAGCAGCAGAGGCAGGGAGCTCCCTCCATCGAACAAACACTGAAAGCCGACAGTTCACCATCCGTCAACTCGGCTCCAAAGGtctgatttaaaggaaaaggaaagaaattcACTTTCCTTCGGCTTCACAGACGTCTTCTTCACATGCTGCGTCTCGTTTGATGGACAGgtggtgaaataaaaatgagactTTGTGgttttagcagcagttagcatcGTCCTCATGTTGGGTTTGTCCGAATCTACTGTCAACAAAACTCAGCTGGACAGGCCGATGAAACAAGACTCAACATGTGAATCAGATTTTTCTGTTACTTCTGGTGaagctttcagtctttgtgctaagctaggctaaacacatccTGGACTTACTGCAGTGATAGGAATCTTTTCATCTGTCCCCGACAGTTTCTTTAAGGGTTGTGCCCAATAAAGCTGTTAAAGGTGCGGTCAGACCGGACTCTGCAGGACTGTGACTGTGGTGAGAAGCTGCTGTGACAGTCGTGTAATCTGAGGCTGTACAGATTATAAAAGGTGAATTTGTGACATTGAGCCTTTCAGCTCTTTTATAATTCTTGCTTAATTAAACCTCTGATCCCAGAACAGTGTGCACTCTGtgtgaaacatcaataaaaccagaatcaatcattaacaatcaaactgtgtttactgacaacagtttcctggAGTGTCCGTGTCAACCCTCGCTGTGAACCACCGAGCCTCTCCAGAATGATTCAGACCCAATCGTGATACCATCACCTCGTCTtcccacatctttcccagtctttagttgctcctgtcccgacttgtttgagacgtgttgctgcatcagattcagaatcagcagatatttacaaagatcactgaagctgatgagctcagacagtaaaaatattgactttgtgctgttttcaggtgagtttctgtcagagagggttaacaaatgatcacattctgttttatttatgtcagtgtccaaacttttctggaatcagggttttatgTTCAAGACCTATGAAATATattatttccatcatgttttcatctttatgCGTTtaaggtaaaaaacaaacaaaaaaacatttaaattgtCTCCAAGCTTGAAGAAGAATCTTGGTTATAAAATCCAGCCTGAATTTACTGTCATCAACCTGTTTaactgaagaaaagcagcattcCTCGTCTGATCTGTAGAATTTCACTGTGCAGTGATATTTAAGAATATGAgtgatgttttctgttggaATTGGATACTAGAGAAACTTGTGATTTCATGGGTTCAGTCAGTTTGAATCATTTGTTAGGCTGGATCAGTCTTCTTTTGTTGAGATGATTGAGGAATGCATTTCGGTTTGACCGCATCTTTACTCATAAACACAAATTTTGTGACACACGAGGCACACTAAACTGTAATTGGGCAACTCCGTTTATAATCTGTTGTAAACTCCATATATGGTCTGGAGGAAACTCCGTGTATGGCAGGGAAGATATTCCCACTATGGCAGGGAGGAAACTCCATATATGGCCTGTTCCTGGTGAGTTACCATTACTGCAGGACGGTTGTGGCAGGTACAGCCACACTAGATTGGGGTTAACCTAAGAGATTCAGGTGTCAGTGTCAGGAAGGTGTaggaggggaaggagaaagGTATTTTCTGTACAAATGGCTTTAAACAGATAGCACCATGTACAGTAAGCCCTCAGTAAGCAGGTTAGAAACCAGAGAGGTTTACAGTtggagctctgctgcagctctccctgaaacacacagcacatcagCACAAAGTCACACTCATTGACAAATCATTATGAATTCCAAAACATCACCGAAACGACCTTGAAATTCAACTCATTGTCAAATCATAAGGAACTCAAAATCATTTTCCAAACTATTAGAAACTCTGATAAGTCGTCACCACCACATTATTACTTGTTATTCATAAATTCTAAATGATCGGTATTAAGATATGaactcaaaataaacacaaattctTCATGAGTgatatttgaaaaacaaaacaaaaaaaagtcacaagAACTTTCTGTAAAAGGTCGGAGAAAAATCCTCAGCTAATCTCGTGTTGTTAAGGTAGAGACTCCCAGTAGCTCGCTAATCATCCAGCTCTGCTAGCAAAAGTCCAGCTAAACTCATCGGGGAAGCAGAACGGCACGAGGACAACAACCCGTCTCATCAATCAGTTTGTCAGATCAGCTCTTTGATCAATGACCCGTCACCTGCTGGGACTGGCAGTAAAGCTCTGTGTCTGGCGCTAATTAGCTCAGTAAGCCACATGCTAACGTAATACTGTAGAACACGATGCCTCTCAGGTGTTTTCTGGTGAaccacatcaaaacacacagaaaaagaaagttatTTGTTTAGCAGCTACCGTACGTCATTATTTAAAACAGCTATTTCACCAGCTAGCACAGAATGTTAACAAGAGAAACTTGGTGCAGACCCTCTTAATCTGTTAGATGGAGTTTATCAACTCCATCTAACAGATTAGCCTGTTAATCAGTCAGAGATAGCTAACtgaaatttgaaaataattttaataatcGATTGAAATCCAAAAACTTGCTGCTTACAGCTTCTGAAATACGAAAATGTGCTTGTAACATCTTGCATGCCGCGCTCTCTCTATTGGAAATGACGGACATGCTAGTTACCATTGTTAGGAAAGCCCTGTCACATCAAACGGCTTTAAACTACAGAGGAAATGTTGGATCCACGGCAGCAATCAGCCACAAttagcatcagcatcagctcccGCCTGGTTGACTGtgttgtgacagcagcagctaacgTAACGCTCACTGGACTTTTCATTCAATTGTTCTCTTTTTGCTATTGAATGACAAATTTGGTTGAGGGTTTTGTGGCATCAGACGAAGGCCAAACTAAAACTTGGAGGTCTAAACTgctaaaaacataaacactAAAGCTAAATGCTCGACACAGACCTTAGTGCTACCAGTCCTTTTGGGTTGATCAAAGAGCTGATAAGCCAAAACGTCACCGAGATCACTCAGAGAGCTGGGCTCCACGTTGGTAAAAAGGTCTAAAGATTCAGTCACTGCTAAGATATTCTAGTCAAATAGATGGCCTAGTGTCTGACTAGAGGTCAGGGGTTATGAGGTCACAGTTCAGGATGCCTAGAGGTTAGTGGTCAGAGGTGAGGGGTCAAGTGGAACcatccagcagctgtctgaGTGCCCTCTCGATGTTGATTCGGTGTCCCAGTCTGGTGACGCCCAGCTCCACGTAGTCGTCTTTGGTGAGGGCGGGGAGATGGGAGCCTTCGATCTCGTGCTCCTGGAAGCGCTGGCGGTGCTCGGCCAGGCCCACGCTCTCCAGCCAGTCACCCACGTCATATTTATTCCACAAGTTGAGGGGCCGCTGCCTCCATGGCCGAAGGGCCAACAGGGGCCCGCTGAGGACCGGGGAGGGGCAGGGAGAGGCGTGGGGTGAAGGTGAGGGTGAACGGGACCTGGTTCGTGCACTGGCACTTCGCATCACAAACCGAACCTCCTTCGGTTCTGAGGGGAGACTGAGACTGGACGACTTCAGGATGGTTAGACCGCGACCCGAGCTCAGATCTGGCCTTTCAGAGCAGGAGGAAGCAAGCCCTATTGACCTATCAgatggggagggagagggggaggggctCCGGCGAGTGACGGGGTAGCGGCTTCCTGGTCGGACTGTATAACTGGCACCATATCCTCGCTGGGAGATTGTGTGGAGTTCACCAAGACTAGAGAACAACCTGcaacacattaaacagcatataaataaacatgaacGTTGACATGGAGTAGCTAATTGACCATTCGTTAAGCCCCGCTCCCCTTAGTTACTGTTAAGGCACATACTGGGTTTACAAAGGTCATTGCGGAAGGTTTACCTCAAAATTCTTAGAAATTTGAGAAACAAGTTTCTTGATTTCAAACAGCAGTGGCTTTGCTGCCTACAGTAACTGTTGTTGGCAGACTTTATGAGCTTTATGAGCTATTGGTAGCTTGCTTGGTCAATAATATGTCTTTAATGGTTACGTCCATACACCATGATAACATAGCAAAGGACTGGGGCTAAAGCTAGTATGTCCCACACAGAAGTCAATAATCATCACTGGCTAACAAACCATGTAGAAGACAAATAAAGAGTCAGCATTGTTTTTGCTAGTTTTCACCAGTATgatacagcagtattatcagaTCATACTAACAAAATGCTTTTTGGGTGCTTGGCAAGTGACAACAACAAGCGACAAAGACTACTGATTTATAATAACTAATGCAATGCTAACAGCTGTGTCAGatatgctaatgtttgcagcaCACATGTGACCTTAGGTTAACATAAGGCTAAAAGGCAGACCACCGTTCAGACTTTTTCTGTGCAAAACCCTTTTAGACAGCACCATAGATGCCACATGTTGAGACATACAAAGCTTGACAGGCTTTGCTTCAGATGCCAGTTTGGACGATTGATTTTCGGGGGAGGTCTTTAGCAAATGGTCAATTGAAACCATGGGTTGGATAGAAGTTGCAGACATTTAGTAGTTAGTCATCTGCAAAGAAGGTGCATGTTAGTCAGCGGTTAGCAAATGAAAATCATCTCTTAGCGAAACGAGAAATGTTTACCAGAGATAAAAACATACGATTTACTCTGTCCACTGTCCACACATCtggaacaacacaaacaacagattCTGTTACAATacgtgcacgcgcacacacacacacacacacagacagtagtACTATCTGGTACTACAGTATTTACAATATAAGGCAGTTTATTGTACCTGGCACCTCCTACTGGTGATCTCCGGCCCGGATCGAGGGGACTCGGCTCCTCCCCCAGAGAGTGACTGTCTTTGTTGAGCAGCTGGAGCCGATTAGCAAGATCCAGACCAGAACCTGCCCTGCCGCTCAGCTCCAGCGCTGATGCTGACCGGCTGGTCAGATCCACGGCCgaccctgacccctgacctcccAGTGCTGCTGGACGACCTCCCCCTTCCTCCGGACTGAGGCCTCGCCGCTCCTCCCCACGGTCGTCCCCACCTCCCCACAGCTTGGACCTCCTCTGGAACAGATAGCGCGGCTGTCGGCCACCGCCGCTGGTGGGGGAGGAACAGAGTGGGgaagaaggggaggaagaggacgcAGCAGACGGGAGGAGCTCACTGTCTGAGGATTGCTTCAGCAGCGGGTCCCGGAGTGAAGAGCGGCCCCGACCAATAGGTGAACGGAGGCGTGGCTTAAGAGCAATCGGGGAGGTGGcaggggaggaaggggaagggtgagcagcaggaggggaggaaggggaagacGGAGCAGGAGGGGAGGCCAAGGTGATAGAAGGGGGGAGCGAGCTGGGTGAGGAGGAGCTGTCGTGGAGCCGTTCAtcgcctccttcctcctcatctcctcgTCTACCCAGAGAGTCAGGAccactctctcctccccctccttccccacCTCGTCGTGGCAACAAGGTGAGGGAagatgggggaggaggggcaggaGTAGCACCAAATGCAGGGGGTGGAGTTACCAGACCAATTCTACGGAGCTCCTCCCTCGTCTCCTCATCACTGGATGACAACAATGCTGGTGGGAGTGTCACTGTGTAAGccccgccctcctcctctgagctgccCACGGTGAGGCTTCTGCGCCTGTCAATCAGAGCAGAGTGACTCTCATTGGCCAGCGTGGGCAAGGGGGTGGGTCTCCAGCGCTCAGGTGAGGGGCCGGCAGGTGATGTTactcctccctctgtttctggACGCTCCACCTGTCCATCAGGGAACAAGGGCGGGGTTATGCGTTTATGCCTCAGCTCAGGACTGGTCTGGGGAGTGGTGCGTTTGGTTCGCTGCTCTGGGCTTGTCTGAGGGGTGGTGCGTTTAGATCGTGGCTCAGGGCTGCTCTGTGGGGTGGTAATAGGGGTTCGCTTGTGTCTGCCCTCTGGGCTGGCAGCTGGGGTGGGGATAGGTGTGGTGGAGGCAGATACATGTTTCAGTCGAGGCTCGGGGCTCGGCGTGCGAGCAGTGAGCGCTCGTTCTCGTGCAGCAAGAGCGAGGGCGAGTGGAGATGAGGGGTctggggagagaagagaagattaAAGATGGAAGTTTTAGTATGGATAGATCTTTACCACTTTGACAATTTACTACTGCTCGTGGTAACTGAACCACTGAACTGTGCAGGACCTCAACTCTGTCCTAGGTCCTGTTCTGTTTTGCGGAGTACCTCAAGGCTGCATTCTAGGTCCCTATCTATGTTTTTGTGGATCTGAATTTACACCCTGGTACCAATCTTTAAGCAGCGCGCTGAGGTACCAGTCCAATAACTGTCATCAAATCGCGCAGAATATATCCAGACTCAGCAGTCAGACTCTGTGCAAGAACAAATGAGAGTGCAGTCGGACTGACCTAAAGGTTTTCCTGTCAGTGGGTGGAGGAAGGTGTGAGGAGTTGGTGAGGGCGACAGGACTGGCGCCGGAGGAGGAAGCTCGCCAAGGTCGTCCATTGAATGGCTCTGAGTCAGGAGGGGTGGCACCTGGTTTTCTGACCCGGCTCCctccacagacaggaagagagacgaCCTGCGACCCTGAACCCGAGCGCGCTCCGAAAGAACCTGCTGCTGGTACAGCTCCGCCCTGCTGGGGCTGCTGGGTGGCTCTAATTTGGTTGGATCGTGATCTTTCATTCCAAGTCctggggggggaaaaaaaaaaacaaggagtCAGACTGACGATCAGGAGTCCAGACCACTTAGTTGAATGTTTTGTTACGATAATGTTTTCTGCAAGCACAAAGAAGGAATCATTTaatctgagaaaacaaaaatcaaacttAATAGATTTGCTGGTTTGCTATTATCAGCACTCATTTGTACTTCCTCTCATTTAGTTTTACTCATCGGCTCAAATCCACTTGTGTGCGTGCTTCCAAGTTTTCCTGCACGCTCGCTCAATCGGACACATTTTACAGCGTGCTGCAATTTCAGTAGGtcatttctgattggctgttttgtcTGCAGGTTGATCTCTGGTAGGGAATCAAGTCACAAGGGAAGAACTCCGAGAATGGTCACACCACAGCCGTATGGAGGTCGTTTGTACAGTTCCGGTAACCTTGATGAAATTCCATTCGTACGTTAGGTATCTTGGTTGGTAGCTAGATAACCAGTAGTTAACTGTTAATTGACTAACTTGATAACTGACAGCTATGCTGCAAAGACATTATAAATATTAATTAGATTTAGCTCACTGTTCTGCAAAACCATGTCAGTCTTCAAGTCGGCCAACTAATGTTAACTAGCTTAGCTATTGCAGAGCACGGGTTGAAGTTAGCTAGCTACCAACCAATATAAATTAGTTAATGGAATTTAATGTAGATGAAACTTGAAACTGTAACAAACCCCCCATAGGCACAAATGTAACTCCATAgaatcagaaagaaaacaggtcTGAACAATCCTAACCCTGCTCCTCAACAGGAAGTTGTTTCAACAAAGGTGACTTCCTCCTCTGCGGCTTGGAGGGCGCAGCCTGTTGTCCCACGTTAGCATAAGGGTTTTCTATTGGTCGCCCCCGGCGGCGTGACAGCGGCGAGTGACCGAGGGCGGGGCTGGTGCTGTGGAGAGAcagtgtggaggtgtgtgtggcggtgtgaagcgtgtgtgtggcggtgtgtgtggcagtgtgcagtgtgtgcgtgGCAGCGGCGTGCGCGTCAGgctgcagcggcggcggcgTGTCCTGCAGGATGATCATCGACCTCGCCTTCCTCTGGCGCTCGGCGTGGGCGTGGCTCCTCGTCGGTGAATCAGAGAGCTCTTGGAGCCTCGGCTCAGCACCGGGCTTGAAGCTTGACCGGGTTAGACCCTCTCCtctggcaggaggaggaggggggaggaaggaggggggagggcCGGAGTCCAGGAGGAAGagcgaggaggtggaggaggcggagggaggagggggtggagctgtttgaggaggaggggggatgaagctgtctgtcagtgaggaGCTCCGTGGAAACCGACTTTCATTGATCAGAG
This region of Chelmon rostratus isolate fCheRos1 chromosome 22, fCheRos1.pri, whole genome shotgun sequence genomic DNA includes:
- the shank3b gene encoding SH3 and multiple ankyrin repeat domains protein 3 gives rise to the protein MPLSPAADTKHDRPRQQAVTNGNPTGSAVARDDDVDDTPPGNSIVVRIGIPDLQQTKCLRLDPELPVWTSKQRVLVTLTQSLSDVLNYGLFQPAFNGRAGKFLDEERLLKEYPLPPITPIPYLEFRYKRRIYTQSYVDDKQLAKLHTKANLKRFMEHVHQKNVEKVSKWLEKGLDPNFHDSDSGECPLTLAVQLEESCELIKVLRSGGAHLDFRTRDGITALHRAVLCRNSSSLTTLLDLGASPDYKDSRGLTPLYHSAMVGGAPYCCELLLQDHATIGMTDENGWQEIHQACRFGNVQHLEHLLFYGADMSSQNASGNTALHLCALYNQDSCARVLLFRGANKDIKNYNNQTAFQVAIIAGNFDLAEIIKIHKTSDVVPFRETPSYTKRRRVGLTRTTAGNGLSSPRSLIRSASDNALESPASSPGPSLQSLETHHDTHTHSLRRHTRRLSPSGGGHVETSPPSSPPLTPQMRKRRLYSAVPGRTFIATRSHVPQGAGEIQLHRGERVKVLSIGEGGFWEGSVKGRTGWFPADCVEEVQMRQYDPRLETREDRTKRLFRHYTVGSYDNYTSYSDYVIEEKTAVLQKRESEGFGFVLRGAKAETPIEEFAPTPAFPALQYLESVDQGGVAWRAGLRTGDFLIEVNGADVVKVGHRQVVSLIRQGGSRLLMKVVSVSRKSESNLIRKKAPPPPKRAPSTSLTLRSKSMTADLEEIEKLDEMLAGGQQEVVLRARPSDDFRAATVKQRPTSRRITQAEINSLFERQGLVPPTAPEKSTMALPRGMSRTKSFGTPEDDRITALINESRFPRSSSLTDSFIPPPPQTAPPPPPSASSTSSLFLLDSGPPPSFLPPPPPARGEGLTRSSFKPGAEPRLQELSDSPTRSHAHAERQRKARSMIILQDTPPPLQPDAHAAATHTLHTATHTATHTLHTATHTSTLSLHSTSPALGHSPLSRRRGRPIENPYANVGQQAAPSKPQRRKSPLLKQLPVEEQGLGMKDHDPTKLEPPSSPSRAELYQQQVLSERARVQGRRSSLFLSVEGAGSENQVPPLLTQSHSMDDLGELPPPAPVLSPSPTPHTFLHPLTGKPLDPSSPLALALAARERALTARTPSPEPRLKHVSASTTPIPTPAASPEGRHKRTPITTPQSSPEPRSKRTTPQTSPEQRTKRTTPQTSPELRHKRITPPLFPDGQVERPETEGGVTSPAGPSPERWRPTPLPTLANESHSALIDRRRSLTVGSSEEEGGAYTVTLPPALLSSSDEETREELRRIGLVTPPPAFGATPAPPPPSSLTLLPRRGGEGGGGESGPDSLGRRGDEEEGGDERLHDSSSSPSSLPPSITLASPPAPSSPSSPPAAHPSPSSPATSPIALKPRLRSPIGRGRSSLRDPLLKQSSDSELLPSAASSSSPSSPLCSSPTSGGGRQPRYLFQRRSKLWGGGDDRGEERRGLSPEEGGGRPAALGGQGSGSAVDLTSRSASALELSGRAGSGLDLANRLQLLNKDSHSLGEEPSPLDPGRRSPVGGARCVDSGQSKSLFSSLGELHTISQRGYGASYTVRPGSRYPVTRRSPSPSPSPSDRSIGLASSCSERPDLSSGRGLTILKSSSLSLPSEPKEVRFVMRSASARTRSRSPSPSPHASPCPSPVLSGPLLALRPWRQRPLNLWNKYDVGDWLESVGLAEHRQRFQEHEIEGSHLPALTKDDYVELGVTRLGHRINIERALRQLLDGST